Within Candidatus Angelobacter sp., the genomic segment GGCAGGGAGCGCAAGCCGGAGTCTGCGGCAATAGCGTTGAGCGCTTCTCGATAGACACGCGTGATGTTCGCAACGTATTCGGGCGATTTGAGCCGGCCCTCGATCTTCAACGACACCACGCCGGCGCGGACCAGGTCCGGCAACACTTCCAGCCCGGCGAGGTCCTGCGGACTGAGCAGATAGCGTTTGTCACCGAGCGCAACGGGCTGGCCGTCGGAAATCAAATCGTAGGGCATCCGGCAGGCTTGCGCGCATTCGCCACGATTGGCCGAGCGACCGCCCAGCGCTTCGCTGGTAAGACACTGGCCGGAATAGGCGACGCACAATGCGCCGTGGACGAAGACCTCCAAGGGAAGCTGCCTGACGATGGTTGAGTGTTGAGAGTCGCCAGCGAGGGCTGTTTGGATTTTTCCAATTTCATTAAGAGAACATTCACGGGCAAGAACCACGAGATTGCAGCCCAGGTCGCGGGCAAATTCGACGCCGCCCGCGCTGGTGATGGTCATCTGCGTCGAGGCATGAACTGGAAAATCCGGTGAGAGCCCGCGGATCAGGCGGCAGATGCCGATGTCCTGGACGATGGCGGCGTCCACACCGGCGGCAATGATGATCCGCAGGTGTTGTTCGGCCTCCGCCATTTCATTCGCGAACACAAGCGTGTTGAAGGTGACGTAGCCTTTGACTCCACGACAATGCAGGAACTCCATCAGCTTCGGCAGATCGGCTTCGGAGAAATTGTGCGCCCGCATCCGGGCGTTGAATTTTTCCAGGCCGAAGTAAATTGCGTCGGCGCCATTCTCTACCGCGGCCCTGGCGCATTCCCAATCACCGGCCGGGGCGAGCAACTCCGGAATGCGGGGCAGGTCGTCCAGGGGTGGGATCTCGTTGGGCACCGAAACCGGACTGGTCTGGCCGCTGTTCATCAGAGAATCAAAAACTAACTGACTAGGCCGCACGACACAAAGTCTATTCTGTCCTTGGTGCCTTTGGTCCGTGGTGGTTTTATCAGGTCATGCGCGTATTGATCGTTGGCTGCGGTTACGTCGGGCTGCCGTTGGGAGTGGAACTGGCGAGGCAGGGCCACCAGGTGTTCGGCGTCCGTCGAACGAACGCGGCGGAAGCCGGATTGAAGGCTGGCGGCATTCACCCGCTCGTTGCTGACATCACGAGGCCGGAGGACCTGGCAACATTGCCCGCCCCCTTCGACTGGGTCGTGAACTGTGTTTCCTCGGTGAAAGGTGGCGTCGAGGAGTATCGCCACGTTTACCTGAATGGGACCCGCAATTTGATCGAATGGCTGGCGGCGTCGCCCCCGAAGAAGTTCGTTTACACGAGCAGCACCAGCGTTTACGGGCAGGCCGACGGTTCGCTGGTCAAAGAAACGAGCGTAACCGAACCGGCCAGCGAAACGAGCAGGATTCTGGTGGAGACGGAAAAATTTCTGCTCGCCGCCGCGCAGGAGAAAAAATTCCCCGCCGTCATTCTGCGCGTCGCGGGCATCTACGGGGCGGAACGCGGTCACTTATTCCAGCAGTATCTGAAGAACGAAGCAAAGATTGCGGGAAAGGGCGAGCGTCTCATCAACATGATTCACCGCGATGATCTGGTGGGCGTCATCATCGCCGCGCTGAAGAATGGCCGCGCCGGGGAAATTTACAACGCGGTGGACGACGAACCGGTCGCGCAGATCCATTTCTTCCGTTGGCTTTCCGAGACCCTCGGGAAATGGATGCCGCCGTTTGCCGCCGAGGCTGACAACGGGGATCGCAAACGCGGCGTGACCAACAAGAAGGTTTCAAACCGCAAACTGAAAATGGAACTTGGCTATGCGTTCAAGTATCCCACGTTCCGGCAGGGTTACACGGCGGAGATCCTGCGGCTTGAGCGCGAGGGGAAGCTGGACATCGGGTTGGAATCCCGGCAGGACCTTTCTTGAGCTAGAAATTAAAGAGTCGCTGCCGGCTTTGTTTGGATTTGCCAACGGTGAGAAAAAACGAGCTCCAAGAAAAAAGCAGTGGGGGCACGCACATGAAAGCGCTCTCGGCTGGAGTAGGCAGTCCATCAAACCACGATTCCGGTAAAACGTCAGCGGGGAAGAGCCACCAAAAACAAGTCCACAGAAAAAAGACCGTGACTGGAATTACAATGGAGAACAGGGTATGCCGAGGAAGCCATGGGCGCCCGCGCACCCGCCAGTGCCGTGCAACAGACAAGGTGATTGCGAGGTGTGATGCGAGATAGAGGCAAGCCATGACAGGTATTTTACGCCGCCAGGTTACGGCATTGCGAACTCAGTTTCAACTATTCAACCGGAATAGCGGGAGAAATTATTCGATGGCCAGGACTTGTTGAGACTCGAGACGAAAACGCCACCGACCATTGTTCTTTAGCCCACCCGAAAGGAGATCCGCGCAATGAGATCGCGACCGAAACTGTGCTGAAGGCGGTCGAGGATTTCCTTGCGGCGGTAACGGACGATTTCGCTCAACCAAACGCTGCTGTCCACCGTGACGAAGAGCGTGCCCTTGTGCAATCCGGTCGGCTGCGCGTGTGCTGTGAGGTTTGGATCAATGAGGTTGTTCCAGACCCGCACGATTTCCGCCTCGGCGCGTCGGCGGTCAAGGCCGAGGTTCGTGAGTACGCGGGGCATCACGTCGGCGACCGGTTGGGCGCGCAACGCCCGGGCCCTTTCCAGCGGCGCGGTGTCCAGGCCCCGCCATTCGGCAAGCGCGCGCTGCCGCGGTCCGGCCCTGGGCGGACCCAACGGGGGTACGTGTCGCGGGGGGAATCTCAGGGACTGTCCGGGGTTGCTCATGTGTGGCCGCACAACGATGGCGAAACAGCGGCGGGAATCAAGCCCCGGCCGCGGCCGCGGAGGCCGGCACCGGTTCCGCCTTTTGCGAGACGTGTTCGTCGAGCACCAGCACGCCGTGCGGGGGCAGGTCGTAGTTTCCCTGCAACGTCGAGCCGGTCAAAAAATCGTGCATCGGCTTGTAGAACTGGATACGCACCGACGAATTCTGATGGTTGAGCAGAAAATAAATTTTGGTGTCCTCCTTCTGGCGCAGGCTGACTTCCACGGTGTCGGGCACCTTGAGCAGCGGATAGAGGTTGCACAATTGTCGCAGCCAGACAATGAGGTCGTAGTAAAAATGCTGATGGCTCATTGTGCCGATGTAAATCGCCTTACCGTTGCCGAAGGTGTTCATCGTCATCGCCGCCCGGCCGGCGTAGAAGTCCTTCGCGTAGGTCGCCAGAATCTGGCATTCCTTGGGCTCGATGAGGTCGCACCAGAGTCTCGCGGGATGCAGGTGGCTGGTGGGGAACGCGCCCTTGAACGTGAGATGATTCTCCTCGCCAGGCGGCAGCGGGTCGAACTCGAGCACCTCCAGGCCGAACAAATCGGTCAGGTCATGCGGGTAGCCATTGTCGGGCGCGATGTGGTGTTCGTCCACCAGCCCGGTGCTGAACGTGCTGATCAGTGTGCCGCCGTTCTGCACGTAAAGCTTGAGCAGGTCCGCCTCGCCGCCCGCGAGCAGTTTCATTGACGGCGCGATGACCAGTTTGTATTTCGACAGGTCCTCGGTGGGCCGCGCAAAATCCACGGGAATGTTCCGGTCATGGAGGGCGTTGTAGAAAAGCTGGAGGTGTTCGCGCTGGTTGAAATAACGGTTCGGCTGGGGGCCGGTCTGCATCGACCATTCGTTTTCGTGGCTGAACAGGATGCACACTTCCGCCACGACCCGGGTGCCCTCAAGCGCCGGCGTGAGCAGCTTGATCTCGTCACCGATGTGGCTGATTTCCCGGTAAACGCGGTTTTCGCCGCGGCCGTCGTGCGTGAGGACTCCGCCGTAGAATTTTTCCGAGCCGAGGCGCGCCTGGCGCCACAGAAAGTAGAGCAGGCCCGTCGCGCCGCGTGAAATCGCCTGGTAGGTGAACAGCCGGACGATGCCCGGGCGGACCAGGGAATTGACCTCCTGCCAGTTCACGTTGCCGGCCTTCTGCTCGACGACCCAAAAACCGCTGTTGGCCCCGCCCGGCGTCCTGATGTTCGATTTCTTCAGCGAGCGGAGCATGTCAATGCCACAGGCGTTTTCGGCGGACTTGCTCTTGATGGTGGCGTTGCTGTCCACGCCGACGTAATCCAGCACGCTGGCCACGTCGAAATGGTCGAAGCTGCGCGTGAGCGCACGGAGGTTGTTCGTGACCGCGACTCCCGGCGTCAACTCGTGAAGCAGATCCGCCTGCATCTTCACGAAGGCGACGATCGTGTCGCTCGAAAAGCGCATCCAATCGAGCAGTAATGCCGGGTTATAAACCGTCGGTGTCTGCATCGGCATCGGCACGTCTTCGAACCGGGTCACGAGCTGCGCCCAAAACCGCGTGCCCATGAATTCGTTGAGGCGTTCGACGGTTTCGTATTTTGCCTTTAACCACGCGTGCCAGTCCCGGCGCGTCTCCTCGTTGAACGAGGCCTCGGTGTTGTGGCCGCCAATGCCGTTGTCGATCTGCCACGCGATCAGTTGCGGATGTTTGCCGAGCGCCCCGGCCAGTTCGGTGATTATTTTTTTGCAATGATCCCAATAGACGCTGCTGTTCATGCAATAGGCCTTGCGAGTCCCTTCGTGCTTGAGCAGGCCGCGTTCGTCGAGCGGGAGGATTTCCGGATGCTTTTTCGCGAGCCAGATGGGCGGGGCGGCGGTCGGCGTGCCCAGCATGATCTGGATACCGGCGTTGCCCATCACGTCCATCGCGCGCTTCATCCAGG encodes:
- a CDS encoding DUF721 domain-containing protein — its product is MSNPGQSLRFPPRHVPPLGPPRAGPRQRALAEWRGLDTAPLERARALRAQPVADVMPRVLTNLGLDRRRAEAEIVRVWNNLIDPNLTAHAQPTGLHKGTLFVTVDSSVWLSEIVRYRRKEILDRLQHSFGRDLIARISFRVG
- a CDS encoding SDR family oxidoreductase yields the protein MRVLIVGCGYVGLPLGVELARQGHQVFGVRRTNAAEAGLKAGGIHPLVADITRPEDLATLPAPFDWVVNCVSSVKGGVEEYRHVYLNGTRNLIEWLAASPPKKFVYTSSTSVYGQADGSLVKETSVTEPASETSRILVETEKFLLAAAQEKKFPAVILRVAGIYGAERGHLFQQYLKNEAKIAGKGERLINMIHRDDLVGVIIAALKNGRAGEIYNAVDDEPVAQIHFFRWLSETLGKWMPPFAAEADNGDRKRGVTNKKVSNRKLKMELGYAFKYPTFRQGYTAEILRLEREGKLDIGLESRQDLS
- a CDS encoding beta-galactosidase, which encodes MYFGTDYYPEHWVYPYAGSPEEPESRWQRDAELMVAAGINVVRMGEFAWGLYEPEEGKYDFAWMKRAMDVMGNAGIQIMLGTPTAAPPIWLAKKHPEILPLDERGLLKHEGTRKAYCMNSSVYWDHCKKIITELAGALGKHPQLIAWQIDNGIGGHNTEASFNEETRRDWHAWLKAKYETVERLNEFMGTRFWAQLVTRFEDVPMPMQTPTVYNPALLLDWMRFSSDTIVAFVKMQADLLHELTPGVAVTNNLRALTRSFDHFDVASVLDYVGVDSNATIKSKSAENACGIDMLRSLKKSNIRTPGGANSGFWVVEQKAGNVNWQEVNSLVRPGIVRLFTYQAISRGATGLLYFLWRQARLGSEKFYGGVLTHDGRGENRVYREISHIGDEIKLLTPALEGTRVVAEVCILFSHENEWSMQTGPQPNRYFNQREHLQLFYNALHDRNIPVDFARPTEDLSKYKLVIAPSMKLLAGGEADLLKLYVQNGGTLISTFSTGLVDEHHIAPDNGYPHDLTDLFGLEVLEFDPLPPGEENHLTFKGAFPTSHLHPARLWCDLIEPKECQILATYAKDFYAGRAAMTMNTFGNGKAIYIGTMSHQHFYYDLIVWLRQLCNLYPLLKVPDTVEVSLRQKEDTKIYFLLNHQNSSVRIQFYKPMHDFLTGSTLQGNYDLPPHGVLVLDEHVSQKAEPVPASAAAAGA